The Camelus bactrianus isolate YW-2024 breed Bactrian camel chromosome 12, ASM4877302v1, whole genome shotgun sequence genome includes a window with the following:
- the PIP4K2C gene encoding phosphatidylinositol 5-phosphate 4-kinase type-2 gamma: MASSVPPASVPAATAAPGTGFGFASKTKKKHFVQQKVKVFRAADPLVGVFLWGVAHSINELSQVPPPVMLLPDDFKASSKIKVNNHLFHRENLPSHFKFKEYCPQVFRNLRDRFGIDDQDYLVSLTRSPPSETEGSDGRFLISYDRTLVIKEVSSEDIADMHSNLSNYHQYIVKCHGSTLLPQFLGMYRVSVDNEDSYMLVMRNMFSHRLPVHRKYDLKGSLVSREASDKEKVKELPTLKDMDFLNKNQKVYIGEEEKKVFLEKLKRDVEFLVQLKIMDYSLLLGIHDIIRGSEPEEEGPVREEESEGDGDCGLTGPPALVGSYGTSPEGIGGYIHSHRPLGPGEFESFIDVYAIRSAEGAPQKEVYFMGLIDILTQYDAKKKAAHAAKTVKHGAGAEISTVHPEQYAKRFLDFITNIFA, encoded by the exons ATGGCGTCCTCGGTCCCGCCGGCCTCTGTACCGGCGGCGACAGCGGCCCCCGGCACGGGTTTCGGCTTCGCTTCCAAAACCAAGAAGAAGCATTTCGTGCAGCAGAAGGTGAAGGTGTTCCGGGCGGCAGACCCGCTGGTGGGCGTGTTCCTCTGGGGCGTAGCCCACTCG ATCAATGAGCTCAGCCAGGTGCCTCCCCCGGTGATGCTGCTGCCTGACGACTTTAAAGCCAGCTCCAAAATCAAGGTCAACAATCACCTTTTCCACAG GGAAAATCTGCCCAGTCATTTCAAGTTCAAGGAATATTGTCCCCAGGTCTTCAGGAACCTCCGTGATCGATTTGGCATTGATGACCAGGACTACTTG GTGTCCCTAACCCGAAGCCCCCCGAGTGAAACTGAAGGCAGTGACGGTCGCTTCCTTATCTCCTATGATCGGACTCTGGTCATCAAAGAAGTATCCAGTGAGGACATTGCTGACATGCACAGCAACCTCTCCAACTACCACCAG TACATTGTGAAGTGCCATGGCAGCACGCTGCTGCCCCAGTTCCTGGGCATGTACCGGGTTAGCGTGGACAACGAGGACAGCTACATGCTTGTGATGCGCAACATGTTTAGCCATCGTCTTCCTGTACACAGGAAGTATGACCTCAAG GGCTCGCTAGTGTCCCGGGAAGCCAGCGATAAGGAGAAG GTGAAAGAATTGCCCACCCTTAAGGATATGGACTTTCTCAACAAGAACCAGAAAGTCTATATTGGTGAAGAGGAGAAGAAGGTCTTTCTAGAGAAGCTAAAGAGAGATGTGGAG TTCCTAGTGCAGCTGAAGATCATGGACTACAGCCTTCTGCTGGGCATCCATGACATCATTCGGGGCTCTGAACCAGAGGAGGAGGGACCTGTGCGGGAGGAGGAGTCAGAGGGGGATGGGGACTGCGGCCTGACTGGGCCTCCTGCTCTGGTGGGCTCCTACGGCACTTCCCCTGAGGGTATCGGCGGCTACATCCATTCCCACCGGCCCCTGGGCCCTGGAGAGTTTGAATCCTTCATTGATGTCTACGCCATCCGGAGCGCGGAGG GGGCCCCCCAGAAGGAGGTTTATTTCATGGGCCTCATTGACATCCTGACACAGTATGATGCCAAGAAGAAAGCAGCTCATGCCGCCAAAACTGTCAAGCATGGG GCGGGGGCAGAGATCTCGACTGTCCATCCTGAGCAGTATGCTAAGCGATTCCTGGATTTTATTACCAACATCTTTGCCTAA
- the KIF5A gene encoding kinesin heavy chain gives MAETNNECSIKVLCRFRPLNQAEILRGDKFIPIFQGDDSVVIGGKPYVFDRVFPPNTTQEQVYHACAMQIVKDVLAGYNGTIFAYGQTSSGKTHTMEGKLHDPQLMGIIPRIARDIFNHIYSMDENLEFHIKVSYFEIYLDKIRDLLDVTKTNLSVHEDKNRVPFVKGCTERFVSSPEEILDVIDEGKSNRHVAVTNMNEHSSRSHSIFLINIKQENMETEQKLSGKLYLVDLAGSEKVSKTGAEGAVLDEAKNINKSLSALGNVISALAEGTKTYVPYRDSKMTRILQDSLGGNCRTTMFICCSPSSFNDAETKSTLMFGQRAKTIKNTASVNLELTAEQWKKKYEKEKEKTKAQKETIAKLEAELSRWRSGENVPETERLAGEDAALGAELCEETPVNDNSSIVVRIAPEERQKYEEEIRRLYKQLDDKDDEINQQSQLIEKLKQQMLDQEELLVSTRGDNEKVQQELSHLQSENDAAKDEVKEVLQALEELAMNYDQKSQEVEEKSQQNQLLVDELSQKVATMLSLESELQRLQEVSGHQRKRIAEVLNGLMKDLSEFSVIVGNGEIKLPVEISGAIEEEFTVARLYISKIKSEVKSVVKRCRQLENLQVECHRKMEVTGRELSSCQLLISQHEAKIRSLTEYMQNVELKKRHLEESYDSLSDELAKLQAQETVHEVSLKDQEPDTQDTDDVKKALEVQMESHREAHHRQLARLRDEINEKQKTIDELKDLNQKLQLELEKLQADYEKLKNEEHEKSTKLQELTFLYERHEQSKQDLKGLEETVARELQTLHNLRKLFVQDVTTRVKKSAEMEPEDSGGIHSQKQKISFLENNLEQLTKVHKQLVRDNADLRCELPKLEKRLRATAERVKALEGALKEAKEGAMKDKRRYQQEVDRIKEAVRYKSSGKRGHSAQIAKPVRPGHYPASSPTNPYGTRSPECISYTNSLFQNYQNLYLQAAPSSASDMYFANSCTSSGATSSGGPLASYQKANMENGNATDINDNRSDLPCGYEAEDQAKLFPLHQETAAS, from the exons GGGAAGCCATATGTCTTTGACCGTGTATTCCCCCCAAACACGACTCAGGAGCAAGTCTATCATGCGTGTGCCATGCAGATTGTCAAAG ATGTCCTTGCTGGCTACAATGGCACCATTTTTGCTTATGGACAGACATCCTCAGGGAAAACACATACTATGGAG GGAAAGCTGCATGACCCCCAACTGATGGGAATCATTCCTCGAATTGCCCGAGACATCTTCAACCACATTTACTCCATGGATGAGAACCTTGAGTTCCACATCAAG GTTTCTTACTTTGAGATTTACCTGGACAAAATTCGTGACCTTCTGGATG TGACCAAGACAAACCTGTCTGTGCACGAGGACAAGAACCGGGTGCCATTTGTCAAG GGTTGTACCGAACGCTTTGTGTCCAGCCCTGAGGAGATTTTAGATGTGATTGACGAGGGGAAATCCAATCGTCATGTGGCTGTCACCA ACATGAATGAACACAGCTCTCGAAGCCACAGCATCTTCCTCATCAACATCAAGCAGGAGAATATGGAGACTGAGCAGAAGCTCAGTGGGAAGCTTTATCTAGTGGACCTGGCAGGGAGTGAGAAG GTGAGCAAGACTGGAGCAGAGGGAGCTGTGCTGGACGAGGCCAAGAATATCAACAAGTCCCTATCGGCCCTGGGGAACGTGATCTCCGCGCTGGCTGAGGGCACT AAAACCTACGTTCCATATCGTGACAGCAAAATGACACGGATTCTCCAGGACTCCTTGGGAGGAAACTGCCGGACAACTATGTTCATCTGCTGCTCACCATCCAGCTTCAACGATGCGGAGACCAAGTCCACCCTGATGTTTGGGCAGCG GGCAAAGACCATTAAGAACACTGCCTCAGTGAATCTGGAGTTGACTGCAGAGCAGTGGAAGAAGAAAtatgagaaggaaaaggagaagacaaAGGCTCAGAAGGAGACGATTGCAAAGCTGGAGGCTGAGCTGAGCCGGTGGCGCAGTG GAGAGAACGTGCCTGAGACGGAGCGCCTGGCTGGGGAAGATGCCGCCCTGGGAGCCGAGCTGTGTGAGGAGACGCCGGTGAACGACAACTCGTCCATCGTGGTGCGCATCGCGCCCGAGGAGCGGCAGAAGTATGAGGAGGAGATCCGCCGCCTCTACAAGCAGCTGGATGACAAG GATGACGAGATCAACCAGCAGAGCCAGCTCATAGAGAAGCTCAAGCAGCAGATGCTGGACCAGGAAGAG CTGCTGGTGTCCACTCGAGGAGACAACGAGAAGGTCCAGCAGGAGCTGAGCCACCTACAGTCGGAGAACGACGCGGCGAAGGACGAGGTGAAGGAAGTGCTGCAGGCCCTGGAGGAGCTGGCCATGAACTACGACCAGAAGTcccaggaggtggaggagaagagCCAGCAGAACCAGCTTCTGGTGGATGAGCTGTCTCAGAAGGTG GCCACCATGCTATCCTTGGAGTCTGAGCTGCAGCGGCTACAGGAGGTCAGTGGCCACCAGCGAAAACGAATTGCTGAGGTGCTGAATGGGCTAATGAAGGACCTGAGTGAGTTCAGTGTCATCGTGGGCAACGGGGAGATTAAGCTG CCGGTGGAGATCAGCGGGGCCATCGAGGAGGAGTTCACCGTGGCCCGACTCTACATCAGCAAAATCAAATCGGAAGTCAAGTCTGTGGTCAAACGGTGCCGGCAGCTGGAGAACCTCCAGGTGGAATGTCACCGCAAGATGGAAGTGACCGGGCGGGAGCTCTCGTCCTGCCAGCTCCTCATCTCCCAG CATGAGGCCAAGATCCGCTCCCTTACGGAATACATGCAGAACGTGGAGCTCAAGAAGCGGCACCTGGAAGAGTCCTATGACTCCCTGAGCGATGAGTTAGCCAAGCTCCAGGCCCAGG AAACTGTGCATGAAGTGTCCCTGAAGGACCAGGAGCCAGACACACAGGACACAGATGACGTGAAG AAGGCCCTGGAGGTGCAGATGGAGAGCCACCGGGAGGCCCATCATCGGCAGCTGGCCCGGCTCCGGGATGAGATCAACGAGAAGCAGAAGACCATCGATGAGCTCAAAGA CCTGAATCAGAAGCTCCAGTTAGAGCTGGAGAAGCTTCAGGCTGACTACGAGAAGCTGAAGAACGAAGAACATGAGAAAAGCACCAAACTCCAGGAGCTGAC ATTTCTGTACGAGCGACACGAGCAGTCCAAGCAGGACCTCAAGGGTCTGGAGGAGACAGTT GCCCGGGAACTCCAGACCCTCCACAACCTTCGCAAGCTGTTCGTTCAAGACGTCACGACTCGAGTCAAGAAA AGTGCAGAAATGGAGCCCGAGGACAGTGGGGGGATTCACTCCCAGAAGCAGAAGATTTCCTTTCTTGAGAACAACCTGGAACAGCTTACAAAGGTTCACAAACAG CTGGTACGTGACAATGCAGATCTGCGTTGTGAGCTTCCTAAATTGGAAAAACGACTTAGGGCTACGGCTGAGAGAGTTAAGGCCCTGGAGGGTGCACTGAAGGAGGCCAAGGAGGGCGCCATGAAGGACAAGCGCCGGTACCAGCAGGAGGTGGACCGCATCAAGGAGGCTGTGCGGTACAAGAGCTCCGGCAAGCGGGGCCATTCTGCCCAGATTG CCAAACCCGTCCGGCCTGGCCACTACCCAGCGTCTTCACCCACCAACCCCTATGGCACCCGGAGCCCTGAGTGCATCAGTTACACCAACAGCCTCTTCCAGAACTACCAGAATTTGTACCTGCAGGCCGCACCTAGCTCCGCCTCAGATATGTA CTTTGCAAACTCCTGTACCAGCAGTGGGGCCACATCTTCTGGCGGCCCCTTGGCTTCCTACCAGAAGGCCAACATGGAAAATG GAAATGCCACAGATATTAATGACAACAG GAGTGACCTGCCCTGCGGCTACGAGGCTGAGGACCAGGCCAAGCTGTTCCCTCTCCACCAAGAGACAGCAGCCAGCTAA